A single region of the Myxococcales bacterium genome encodes:
- a CDS encoding FHA domain-containing protein yields the protein MGKQETNKELHDGSHVGEREGAPFMENASIDHDPLEEEATHVEMESMLAEQSTSILDGIPPPPRLEVEQGRDRGKTYVLNPGETSLGRGIDNEIILSDVTVSRKHLKILNRDGVLTLYDLGSGNGTMVNGKAVFEVSLNCDDRIRIGETTLCVMDGEAQSRFSQPKDAEIVAAQMATVPPVVYGADSDDVADKSKHSVVVPRSWLISIMVLGGLVLLSLSVTVVSLWLVQRDSRTTAGKTSASPVSNLLDRAEVALREGRWEEAEKHISFVLLRSPEDRRAVMLMQKVRDARSKSHD from the coding sequence ATGGGCAAACAGGAAACAAACAAGGAGTTGCACGATGGCTCCCATGTGGGAGAACGTGAGGGCGCTCCCTTCATGGAGAACGCGAGCATCGATCATGATCCGCTTGAAGAGGAGGCAACCCATGTCGAGATGGAGAGTATGTTGGCCGAGCAGTCCACCAGTATCCTCGACGGCATCCCTCCTCCTCCGAGGTTGGAGGTAGAGCAAGGACGCGATAGAGGGAAGACTTACGTGCTCAACCCCGGGGAGACGAGCCTGGGGCGAGGGATCGACAACGAGATCATACTAAGCGATGTTACTGTCTCTCGAAAACACTTAAAAATCTTGAATCGCGATGGCGTTCTCACCCTTTACGATTTGGGGAGCGGCAATGGAACCATGGTGAATGGAAAAGCGGTCTTTGAAGTGTCGCTCAACTGCGATGACCGCATCCGAATTGGAGAAACAACCCTGTGTGTGATGGACGGGGAGGCGCAGTCGAGATTCTCGCAACCGAAGGATGCGGAAATTGTAGCGGCTCAAATGGCGACAGTGCCACCCGTGGTATACGGTGCCGACAGCGACGACGTCGCTGACAAAAGCAAACATTCAGTGGTCGTGCCCCGCAGTTGGCTTATCAGTATCATGGTGCTTGGAGGGCTCGTTCTTTTATCCCTGTCGGTAACGGTGGTGTCGTTATGGTTGGTCCAACGCGACAGCCGCACAACGGCAGGCAAGACGTCCGCCAGCCCGGTCTCCAACTTACTCGATCGGGCGGAGGTTGCCCTTCGCGAAGGCCGGTGGGAGGAGGCAGAGAAACACATAAGCTTCGTGCTCTTGCGCAGTCCCGAGGACCGACGTGCGGTCATGTTAATGCAAAAAGTACGGGACGCGCGGAGTAAATCGCACGATTAG
- a CDS encoding protein kinase yields MPAKSPNSAMNFGPYHIIRRIAVGGMSEVFLAKHTGIEGLERRVVIKRIRQSLSKDEEFRTMFLDEARLMAALSHPNIAQVFDLGQMEESYHLVMEYVRGPTLNTLLHAASKRGPDGFPLGIALSVGIGIAEALAYVHTRRDELGRPLRIVHRDLKPANIIVSYDGAVKLIDFGIAKAASKVYETRTGVIKGTYGYIAPEQLARGTPVDHRVDVFAMGVILYEMCVGVHPFDISEEPNLLERILNARYVRPRQASSRIPKSLDKLITRCLAPHPEGRPEDMHVLVGLLAEEQLRLGAVNSMADISELVRKLVQDSDGPSPVKSLSDSTHAPFELAPSGSLHGTSLTPPKPHLLEATDAIHDRTQRIAAQNLAAHASVGTPHEASVSSWDEAQTMVAGASFDGKTAVVNDVDWSAPDTQQISIRRRSTRMALSLGAVLFGIGSLAALASWSSSRSKETSPSSALPVARPTQMPSSALSPSIGASTGRLLYLSSEPSGASVTVNGATLKEVTPTTTVPKKGTAVQLRFSKDGYEPLEIEIPAGYNGPIGPVRLKPSASTSEPSVTAPSLNGLPKGEIPSEPSRSPHRPRRKKKR; encoded by the coding sequence ATGCCCGCGAAAAGCCCGAACTCAGCAATGAACTTCGGACCTTATCATATTATCCGAAGAATCGCGGTAGGCGGAATGTCCGAAGTTTTCCTGGCCAAACACACCGGCATTGAAGGCTTGGAACGCCGCGTGGTGATTAAGCGTATCCGTCAGAGCCTCAGCAAGGACGAAGAGTTTCGAACCATGTTTCTCGATGAAGCTCGACTCATGGCAGCTCTGTCTCATCCGAACATCGCGCAAGTGTTCGATCTCGGGCAGATGGAAGAGTCTTATCATCTCGTGATGGAATATGTGCGCGGACCCACGCTGAACACGCTGCTGCATGCCGCGTCGAAGCGTGGCCCTGATGGTTTTCCGTTGGGCATTGCTCTCAGTGTCGGAATCGGAATCGCGGAAGCCTTGGCATATGTGCATACCCGAAGAGATGAGCTCGGGCGACCGCTGCGCATTGTGCATCGCGATCTCAAGCCGGCTAACATCATTGTCAGCTACGATGGCGCTGTTAAACTGATTGACTTCGGTATCGCGAAGGCCGCATCCAAAGTTTACGAAACCCGTACCGGGGTTATCAAAGGCACCTACGGCTATATTGCGCCAGAACAGTTGGCTCGGGGGACGCCCGTAGATCACCGAGTCGATGTGTTCGCCATGGGAGTAATCCTTTACGAGATGTGTGTCGGCGTTCACCCATTTGATATCAGTGAGGAGCCCAACCTGTTGGAACGGATTCTCAATGCAAGATACGTGCGCCCCAGACAAGCGTCATCGCGCATTCCCAAATCGTTGGATAAGCTGATCACCCGATGTCTCGCCCCGCATCCCGAGGGACGCCCCGAAGACATGCACGTCTTGGTGGGCTTGCTGGCCGAAGAGCAACTGCGACTAGGAGCAGTGAATTCCATGGCAGACATCTCCGAACTAGTCCGGAAACTGGTGCAGGACTCAGATGGACCCTCCCCTGTCAAATCTCTTAGCGACTCAACACACGCCCCCTTCGAACTCGCGCCTTCTGGGTCTTTACACGGGACGAGCCTCACTCCACCCAAGCCCCATCTCCTTGAGGCCACCGACGCAATTCACGATCGCACCCAACGCATCGCGGCTCAGAACTTGGCGGCGCATGCTTCGGTCGGCACACCTCATGAGGCTTCAGTTTCGAGCTGGGATGAAGCCCAGACGATGGTGGCAGGCGCGAGCTTCGATGGCAAAACTGCGGTCGTGAACGACGTGGATTGGTCCGCACCCGACACGCAGCAGATTTCCATTCGGCGTCGAAGCACCCGGATGGCGCTATCTCTTGGCGCCGTCCTCTTTGGAATCGGCTCTCTTGCCGCCCTCGCATCGTGGTCGTCCTCAAGAAGTAAAGAAACGTCGCCTTCATCCGCACTGCCTGTCGCTCGCCCCACGCAGATGCCGAGTAGCGCACTCTCGCCTTCCATCGGCGCATCAACGGGTCGCTTGCTTTATCTGTCATCTGAACCGAGCGGGGCAAGTGTTACCGTCAATGGCGCCACACTTAAAGAGGTCACGCCCACCACCACGGTGCCCAAGAAAGGAACCGCCGTGCAACTTCGTTTTTCCAAAGATGGTTATGAGCCGTTGGAAATAGAGATCCCTGCAGGCTACAACGGCCCTATCGGCCCGGTGCGGCTCAAACCGTCCGCGAGCACTTCGGAGCCATCCGTGACAGCGCCGTCTCTCAATGGATTGCCCAAGGGCGAGATTCCCTCAGAGCCATCGCGGAGTCCGCACCGCCCGAGGCGGAAAAAGAAACGCTGA
- a CDS encoding SurA N-terminal domain-containing protein has translation MKRFSLFTFCLWAFAFSARAEVLERVVAVVNEKPVFLSEVRVRALPFMKQAFDAPTDDQRRELMERIYSQVLDHMISEMLIEELAAEMQIEISDADVDRAIDNVRQQSNLTENDFWLAVDQQGMERSQYRSDVRRQLLRLKVINQRLRGRVRISEEDIQRRYEQEIEERGQQFRFRLSHLFFPIPEGADEAQAKEILREASAVRNRLTADNFADFFSEYHGQDLEWIDQQDLSKEVSEALFAMEPEDISQPILGRGGYHIFLLQEKERSGSLSYTAMREQLYRALLEETMAKQERILLQQLRREAFVVKRL, from the coding sequence ATGAAGCGATTTAGTTTGTTCACATTTTGTCTCTGGGCGTTCGCTTTTTCGGCTCGCGCCGAGGTGCTTGAACGAGTTGTTGCCGTTGTCAACGAAAAACCTGTTTTCCTTTCGGAGGTTCGCGTTCGGGCCCTCCCCTTCATGAAACAGGCGTTCGACGCGCCCACAGATGACCAACGCCGCGAACTCATGGAGCGGATATACAGCCAGGTCCTCGACCACATGATCAGCGAAATGCTCATCGAAGAGCTTGCCGCAGAGATGCAAATTGAAATTTCTGATGCCGATGTTGACCGCGCTATCGACAACGTGAGGCAGCAAAGTAACCTCACCGAAAACGACTTTTGGCTGGCTGTCGATCAGCAAGGCATGGAGCGATCGCAATATCGTTCCGATGTGCGTCGACAGCTGTTGCGACTGAAAGTCATCAATCAGCGATTGCGCGGGCGGGTACGAATTTCCGAAGAAGATATCCAAAGACGATACGAGCAAGAGATCGAAGAACGTGGCCAACAGTTTCGATTTCGGCTGTCGCACCTGTTCTTCCCCATTCCAGAGGGTGCCGACGAAGCACAAGCGAAGGAGATATTGCGCGAGGCCTCTGCGGTGCGAAACCGATTAACCGCCGATAATTTCGCAGACTTTTTTTCCGAATACCATGGGCAAGATCTCGAATGGATCGATCAGCAGGACCTTTCAAAGGAGGTGAGCGAAGCCCTCTTTGCGATGGAGCCCGAAGACATCAGCCAGCCCATACTTGGTCGGGGCGGCTATCATATCTTTTTACTGCAGGAGAAAGAGCGCAGCGGTTCCCTTTCGTATACAGCAATGCGTGAGCAGCTTTATCGGGCGTTGTTAGAGGAAACCATGGCCAAACAGGAACGCATTTTGCTGCAACAGCTCCGCCGGGAGGCCTTCGTAGTCAAGCGCCTCTAG
- a CDS encoding peptidyl-prolyl cis-trans isomerase: protein MRRDGVGDEGAKQVLARIGDQTITAGDFSRRLAELSPYLRNQYRSPERRRELLENMVRFEMLALEAKKRGYNRDPEVARAETQFMIDQFLEETIDSKLRLESVSDRAIEAYYQAHSGEYHKPEQIRISHIVVAEKSAAARLLDAVNKHKNDDEYFGRMALEHSIDEATRTRGGDLTFISRPNERTGSEPRVPEAVARAAFKLTRLGDIYPQPVESTDGYHIIRLTAKREALQRSLQEVRRPIQNLLLKQRRAEMIENLLKKLRQQANIKEDLERLKDVRIDHEAI, encoded by the coding sequence ATGCGTAGGGATGGGGTGGGTGACGAGGGCGCCAAACAGGTGTTGGCGCGCATTGGAGACCAGACAATCACGGCGGGCGATTTTTCGCGGCGACTCGCCGAGCTTTCGCCCTACCTCCGCAACCAGTACCGCAGCCCCGAACGAAGGCGCGAACTTTTGGAAAACATGGTGCGCTTTGAGATGCTCGCGTTGGAAGCAAAGAAGCGCGGGTACAATCGCGACCCCGAAGTGGCGCGAGCCGAAACCCAATTTATGATTGACCAGTTCTTAGAGGAAACCATCGACTCTAAGTTGCGTCTTGAAAGCGTGAGCGACAGGGCTATAGAGGCTTATTACCAGGCCCACTCTGGCGAATACCATAAGCCAGAGCAGATAAGGATCAGTCACATCGTAGTGGCAGAAAAAAGCGCCGCTGCCCGTTTGCTCGACGCCGTCAACAAGCATAAGAACGACGACGAGTATTTTGGTCGCATGGCTTTAGAGCACTCAATCGATGAAGCAACCCGTACAAGAGGTGGCGACCTCACCTTCATCTCGCGACCCAACGAGCGCACGGGATCGGAACCTCGGGTGCCGGAGGCCGTAGCGCGGGCGGCTTTTAAGCTCACGCGCTTAGGGGATATCTACCCCCAACCAGTTGAGAGCACGGATGGCTATCACATCATACGCCTCACCGCAAAGCGCGAAGCACTTCAAAGAAGTTTACAGGAGGTCCGTAGACCGATTCAGAACCTACTTCTCAAACAGCGACGCGCCGAGATGATAGAAAATCTCCTCAAAAAGCTTCGCCAGCAGGCAAACATTAAAGAAGACCTCGAACGGCTTAAAGACGTGCGGATTGATCATGAAGCGATTTAG